A single Silvibacterium dinghuense DNA region contains:
- a CDS encoding sugar phosphate nucleotidyltransferase has protein sequence MNASQKAVPGDLSVVILCGGKGSRIYPFSEYFPKPMMPIHGRPVLVHLMHVYAAQGVRHFVLAAGHRKEMLYDYFDGRFPEWKIDIVDTGLEADTGERIRSCFDRVGDKFFATYGDGLGNVDLHALLRFHEEKGGLATVTSVPLRSQYGTVHFNAGQQVDRFAEKPVIHDYWINAGFFVFEKAAAEFWQGTNLESDVLPRLAAERQLYTYLHHGFWKSMDTSKDQQELERLVGEGMAPWIAPAAN, from the coding sequence TTGAACGCATCGCAGAAAGCAGTACCCGGCGACCTTTCCGTAGTCATCCTGTGCGGAGGCAAAGGCTCGCGCATCTATCCGTTCTCCGAATATTTCCCCAAGCCAATGATGCCCATTCACGGCCGCCCGGTGCTGGTGCACCTGATGCACGTGTACGCGGCGCAAGGCGTGCGCCATTTTGTGCTGGCCGCGGGGCACCGCAAAGAGATGCTCTACGACTACTTCGACGGCCGCTTTCCGGAGTGGAAGATCGACATTGTCGACACCGGGCTCGAGGCCGATACCGGCGAGCGCATCCGCTCCTGCTTCGACCGCGTGGGAGATAAATTCTTCGCCACCTACGGCGACGGCCTGGGCAACGTCGACCTCCATGCCTTGCTGCGCTTCCACGAAGAAAAGGGCGGCCTCGCCACCGTAACCTCTGTCCCGCTGCGCTCGCAGTACGGCACCGTGCACTTCAACGCCGGGCAGCAGGTCGACCGCTTCGCCGAGAAACCTGTGATTCACGATTACTGGATCAACGCCGGCTTCTTCGTCTTCGAAAAGGCCGCAGCAGAGTTCTGGCAGGGCACAAACCTCGAGTCCGACGTCCTGCCTCGTCTTGCCGCCGAGCGGCAGCTCTATACCTACCTGCACCACGGCTTCTGGAAGTCGATGGATACCAGCAAGGACCAGCAGGAACTGGAGCGGCTGGTAGGCGAAGGCATGGCTCCCTGGATTGCGCCGGCGGCAAATTAG
- a CDS encoding VWA domain-containing protein, with amino-acid sequence MTALKAAACSLALLMATPLPFAQEAKHATPATNTSPDNAPATTLHVDVKVVTMAVTVRDKHGKIVPNLTKDDFTLQDDNHPQTIKYFNIDPNLPLTLGLLVDTSGSLRDAIGDERTASQKFLDQMLSQSKDRAFLVEFNREVDLLADPTSNKQTLERALDHLDSPQFNPSNGDPSGGSDPDQNSGDNNNHGRRMNGGGTMLYDAIYLASDELMSKEKGRKALIVLTDGEDRGSKETLHTAIEAAQRADTVVYAMYFKSEQHNNNNGGGFPGGHRGGGMGWPGSVGGWPGSGGGGYPGGGGGGQRQEKSSVDGKKVLEQICAETGGRMFEVKKKENFDDIYSQIAEELRSQYILGYTPDKSVAGGGYHRITLEPKKKDQIVQTRQGYYAQE; translated from the coding sequence ATGACCGCGCTGAAAGCCGCCGCCTGCTCCCTTGCCCTGCTCATGGCCACTCCCCTGCCCTTTGCGCAGGAGGCCAAGCACGCTACCCCTGCCACGAACACCTCCCCGGACAATGCTCCGGCGACAACGCTGCATGTCGATGTGAAAGTGGTGACCATGGCCGTCACCGTGCGCGACAAGCACGGCAAGATCGTCCCCAATCTCACCAAGGACGACTTCACGCTGCAGGATGACAACCATCCGCAGACCATCAAGTACTTCAACATCGACCCCAATCTGCCGCTGACCCTGGGCCTGCTCGTGGATACCAGCGGAAGCCTGCGCGACGCCATCGGCGACGAGCGCACAGCCAGTCAGAAATTCCTCGACCAGATGCTGTCGCAGAGCAAGGATCGCGCCTTTCTCGTCGAGTTCAATCGCGAGGTCGACCTGCTGGCCGATCCCACCTCGAACAAGCAGACGCTGGAGCGCGCGCTCGACCATCTCGACTCGCCGCAGTTCAACCCCTCGAATGGCGATCCCTCCGGAGGCAGCGACCCGGACCAGAACAGCGGTGACAACAACAACCATGGGCGGCGGATGAACGGCGGCGGCACCATGCTCTACGACGCCATCTATCTTGCCTCGGACGAGTTGATGAGCAAAGAGAAGGGCCGCAAGGCGCTTATCGTGCTGACAGACGGCGAGGATCGCGGCAGCAAGGAAACGCTGCACACCGCGATCGAGGCCGCGCAGCGAGCCGACACCGTGGTCTACGCGATGTACTTCAAAAGCGAGCAGCACAATAACAACAACGGCGGCGGATTCCCCGGAGGACATCGCGGCGGCGGCATGGGCTGGCCAGGCAGCGTCGGTGGATGGCCAGGCAGCGGCGGCGGAGGTTATCCCGGCGGGGGTGGAGGCGGCCAGCGGCAGGAGAAGTCGTCGGTAGACGGCAAGAAAGTTCTCGAGCAGATCTGCGCCGAAACCGGTGGCCGCATGTTCGAAGTGAAAAAGAAAGAAAACTTCGACGATATCTACTCACAGATTGCCGAAGAGCTTCGCAGCCAGTACATCCTCGGCTACACGCCGGACAAGAGCGTAGCTGGCGGCGGCTATCACCGCATCACGCTCGAACCAAAGAAGAAGGATCAGATCGTACAGACGCGGCAGGGGTACTACGCGCAGGAGTAA
- a CDS encoding TonB-dependent receptor: MLFVLSALLLPFFLPALPARASVFGQIQGVVHDPAHRPIAGARVQVHAAYSDLKFAVVSGNDGAFRIPSVPIGTYTVTVSSSGFADFAETVNVTADSAEILHCQLALGTVTQTTTLHEETQSIHADSFTPTTMINRTDIASTPGADRTNSMAMITDYVPGAYMTHDMLHMRGGHELSWMIDGVNIPNTNIASNIAPQIDPKDIDTIEVERGSYGAGVGDRTYGVFNVEPRSGFERDREGELVMTLGNFYQTNNQISFGDHTERFAWFTSLNGNRSDYGLQPATEKPVHDAENGYGGFASLIYNHDPANQLRLINQLRTDYYQIPYDPNPNDWQNQLYDSSGLRDGEHETDGYTAFTWVHTWSPTTLAQVSPFYHYNDADYDPSANDLPTATKVDETGNYAGLQASASTVIARNTITGGVYGYAQHENDLFATTFNDGSYANFSQSQSVLAGVEEAFLEDHYKPTSWLTLIGGERQTHFQGTISENAIYPRIGAAVLIPKLNWVLRGFYGHYYQPPPLTSITGPALAYANSTNTSFTPLRGERDEEHQFGLQIPFRGWLLDADTFQTRANNFLDHSNIGESSIFIPVTVQGALIQGWELTLRSPELWHYGQFHLAYSNQIAQQIGPITGGLICYNPDDPSACAVAPGYSALDHDQRNTLNVGFNGKLPHQITGAFNVYYGSGFSNGYTDPPSPYSGNYLPAHTTADIALGKTFAEKYSLSVNLLNIANTRVLLDNSLTFGGFHYNDPRQIYGEFRYHFHF, from the coding sequence TTGCTCTTTGTCTTATCTGCTCTTCTATTACCATTTTTTCTCCCCGCGCTCCCGGCACGGGCCTCTGTCTTCGGACAGATTCAGGGCGTAGTGCATGATCCCGCGCACCGTCCCATCGCCGGTGCGCGCGTGCAGGTGCACGCAGCCTATTCCGATCTGAAATTCGCTGTTGTCTCCGGTAACGACGGCGCATTCCGTATTCCCTCGGTCCCCATCGGGACATACACCGTAACCGTATCCAGCTCCGGCTTTGCAGATTTCGCCGAAACCGTGAACGTCACAGCCGATTCTGCGGAAATTCTTCACTGCCAGCTGGCGCTCGGAACCGTAACGCAGACCACGACGCTGCATGAAGAGACGCAGTCAATCCATGCGGACTCCTTTACCCCGACAACGATGATCAATCGCACGGACATTGCCAGCACCCCAGGCGCCGACCGCACCAACAGCATGGCAATGATCACCGACTACGTGCCGGGTGCCTACATGACTCACGACATGTTGCACATGCGCGGTGGCCACGAGCTCAGCTGGATGATCGATGGAGTAAACATTCCGAATACGAACATTGCCAGCAACATTGCGCCGCAGATCGATCCGAAGGACATCGACACGATTGAAGTGGAGCGCGGCAGCTACGGCGCAGGCGTCGGCGACCGCACCTATGGTGTCTTCAACGTGGAACCGCGATCGGGCTTTGAGCGCGACCGCGAGGGCGAACTGGTGATGACGCTGGGAAACTTCTACCAGACCAACAACCAGATCAGCTTCGGCGATCACACCGAGCGCTTTGCCTGGTTCACCAGTCTGAACGGCAACCGTTCGGACTACGGATTGCAGCCTGCGACTGAAAAGCCGGTGCATGACGCCGAAAACGGCTACGGCGGCTTTGCGTCGCTGATCTACAATCACGATCCGGCGAACCAGCTGCGCCTCATCAATCAGCTGCGCACCGACTACTACCAGATCCCCTACGATCCCAATCCGAATGACTGGCAGAACCAGCTCTACGACTCGAGCGGGCTGCGCGACGGCGAGCACGAAACCGACGGCTACACCGCCTTCACCTGGGTTCATACGTGGAGTCCGACAACGCTGGCGCAGGTCTCGCCCTTCTACCACTACAATGATGCCGATTATGATCCGAGCGCGAACGATCTGCCGACTGCAACAAAGGTAGATGAGACAGGAAACTATGCCGGACTACAGGCTTCGGCCAGCACCGTGATCGCCAGAAACACGATCACAGGCGGGGTATACGGCTATGCGCAGCACGAGAACGATCTCTTTGCGACCACCTTCAACGACGGCAGCTATGCGAATTTCTCGCAGAGTCAGAGCGTACTCGCAGGCGTCGAGGAAGCCTTTCTCGAAGATCACTACAAACCAACCTCATGGCTCACGCTGATCGGCGGAGAACGGCAGACGCACTTTCAGGGCACGATCAGCGAAAATGCGATCTATCCGCGCATCGGCGCAGCCGTGCTGATCCCGAAGCTGAACTGGGTGCTGCGCGGCTTTTACGGACACTACTACCAGCCGCCGCCGCTCACCAGCATCACCGGCCCGGCACTGGCTTATGCCAACTCGACCAACACCAGCTTCACTCCGCTGCGCGGCGAGCGCGATGAAGAGCATCAGTTCGGCCTGCAGATTCCCTTCAGGGGCTGGCTGCTGGACGCAGACACCTTCCAGACGCGGGCCAACAACTTCCTCGACCACAGCAACATCGGCGAATCGAGCATCTTCATCCCGGTAACGGTGCAGGGCGCGCTGATTCAGGGATGGGAGCTCACACTGCGCTCGCCCGAGCTCTGGCATTATGGGCAGTTTCATCTCGCCTACTCGAACCAGATCGCGCAGCAGATCGGACCGATCACCGGCGGACTCATCTGCTACAACCCGGACGATCCTTCGGCCTGCGCCGTGGCTCCCGGATACAGCGCGCTCGACCACGACCAGCGCAACACGCTCAACGTGGGCTTCAACGGCAAGCTGCCGCACCAGATCACCGGAGCCTTCAACGTGTATTACGGCTCGGGATTTTCGAACGGCTACACCGATCCTCCATCACCATATTCAGGGAACTACCTGCCCGCTCACACCACGGCGGATATAGCACTCGGCAAAACCTTCGCCGAAAAGTACAGCCTTTCGGTGAACCTGTTAAATATCGCCAATACGCGGGTGCTGCTGGATAACAGCCTGACCTTCGGCGGCTTCCACTACAACGATCCCCGGCAGATCTACGGGGAATTCCGCTACCACTTCCACTTTTAG
- a CDS encoding substrate-binding domain-containing protein, which produces MRVAVIPQTTALTIWEAEHAGTEFAARHHGFQVYWNAPTSEDDIQQQAALIDRVVEEKYPAMILAPDQAIALMAPVQRAIHKGVRTVIVASPLDLPPGPNLTYIVNDDLTSGRMAAMRMGQILGGHGRIAILGIPPESLSTLAMVHSFETTLEHDFPGVVIAERRFGTHNQTEAQQRADDVLHDDPHLDGIFAVSSAAAGGAYVALRAQGQVGKVKVIGYEQSVELANLVRQGAIDSLVAINTYEMGYRAMESLAAPRGSTPPYIYLEPTLLTAENLDSYESRALINVDWSREP; this is translated from the coding sequence ATGCGTGTGGCCGTTATCCCACAGACAACCGCTCTTACCATCTGGGAAGCGGAGCATGCCGGCACAGAGTTTGCTGCACGCCATCACGGCTTCCAGGTGTACTGGAATGCGCCGACGAGCGAAGACGATATTCAGCAGCAGGCTGCGCTGATCGACCGTGTCGTCGAAGAAAAATATCCGGCAATGATTCTTGCGCCTGACCAGGCCATCGCGCTGATGGCCCCGGTGCAGCGTGCCATCCACAAGGGCGTGCGCACCGTGATCGTGGCTTCGCCGCTCGATCTGCCGCCCGGGCCGAATCTCACCTATATCGTGAACGACGACCTGACGAGTGGACGCATGGCCGCGATGCGCATGGGACAGATTCTCGGCGGCCATGGAAGAATCGCGATTCTGGGGATACCACCGGAATCGCTGAGCACCCTTGCCATGGTGCACTCCTTTGAAACAACGCTCGAACACGACTTCCCCGGAGTTGTCATCGCCGAACGGCGATTTGGAACGCACAACCAGACAGAGGCTCAACAGCGGGCTGACGATGTGCTGCATGACGACCCGCACCTGGACGGCATCTTCGCAGTCTCCTCCGCAGCCGCGGGAGGCGCTTATGTAGCGCTGAGAGCCCAGGGACAGGTTGGCAAGGTAAAGGTAATCGGCTATGAACAGAGCGTAGAGCTGGCCAACCTGGTGCGGCAGGGGGCTATCGACTCGCTGGTGGCTATCAATACCTATGAGATGGGCTATCGGGCCATGGAATCTCTGGCCGCGCCGCGAGGCAGCACACCGCCCTACATCTACCTGGAGCCGACCCTGCTGACCGCAGAGAATCTCGACTCGTACGAATCCCGGGCGCTGATCAATGTCGATTGGAGCCGCGAGCCATGA
- a CDS encoding ATP-binding protein codes for MTTALTAGIQRKRRGLAVGIVCGLLLLSAGAALLLHSRSIGLPYHDTFASGQMDGWTAYGGSWHTAEGGVRNDSEERGAKLVTGSNRWRSYVVEADIQLIGGGDTGLIARVSDTERGVDAYSGYYAGLRTLDNTLVLGRANHGWTEFPPQHFPGGIVPGRWYHLRLSVQGCTITADARGIDAPGATQIRAEDPHCLTAGKVGLRSVAAGGMWKNVRITELPENAGPPAPTPHMMVYPTSQGSMPSSTNEVPPSLISESTPAHQAVSIRSLRMLSTSRPEHVTIHGVVTSTTPSLYVQDRSGGALVQLDRPTILRLGDEVEVEGEAHPQGLIVLITRAMASRIGGTSPLPPSSVTADQAATGMYSDMYLEVQGQFDSIEPYGTQGSLISMHDGMQTFRAIADTPEATARFRSLDRHSTIRIRGICVLGSEYTNDMVPFALLVSSPEDVKIIDGPPWWSPEHLILMAIVMLALGFVVQMLLSRAEKWRLHAVIRERERLANELHDTLAQSFAGIGFQLRAIRNRLAKKDVEIDVPYLLEDLKIATDLVRHSHDEARRSITTLRPEAIESRGLVAALEMTARRIVARGQIAIDIRVRGEARPLPLHMLDSLFRIGQEAISNAIQHGHPTRIHIEVEYGERSIILVVEDNGIGFVPRADSGGFGLSGMRRRAELIRGTLEVRSDPGGGSQIRVEVPNPERQPWFLRLTYRKRKSQENITDV; via the coding sequence ATGACCACAGCCCTCACAGCTGGAATCCAGCGGAAACGGCGTGGACTCGCTGTTGGAATTGTCTGCGGCCTGCTGCTGCTCAGCGCCGGAGCAGCACTCCTCCTGCACAGCCGCTCGATTGGGCTGCCGTATCACGACACCTTCGCCTCCGGACAAATGGATGGCTGGACAGCCTACGGCGGAAGCTGGCACACCGCAGAGGGCGGAGTACGAAACGACTCGGAAGAACGCGGGGCAAAACTCGTCACCGGTTCGAATCGCTGGCGCTCCTACGTGGTGGAAGCCGACATCCAGCTGATCGGTGGAGGCGATACGGGCCTGATCGCACGTGTCAGCGATACCGAACGCGGTGTGGATGCCTACAGCGGCTACTATGCGGGCCTGCGCACGCTCGACAACACGCTCGTGCTCGGACGCGCTAACCATGGCTGGACTGAATTCCCTCCGCAGCATTTTCCCGGAGGCATCGTGCCAGGACGCTGGTATCACCTGCGCCTGTCTGTGCAGGGCTGCACCATCACAGCCGACGCCCGGGGCATCGACGCACCCGGAGCCACGCAGATCCGCGCGGAAGATCCCCACTGCCTGACCGCGGGCAAAGTCGGACTGCGCTCCGTGGCCGCAGGTGGTATGTGGAAAAATGTGCGGATCACGGAACTGCCGGAGAACGCCGGCCCTCCAGCGCCGACGCCGCACATGATGGTCTATCCCACCAGCCAGGGCTCGATGCCTTCTTCGACCAATGAAGTGCCCCCATCGCTGATAAGTGAATCGACGCCTGCGCATCAGGCCGTTTCGATTCGCAGTCTTCGCATGCTTTCCACGAGCCGGCCTGAGCATGTCACGATACACGGCGTGGTCACCAGCACGACCCCCAGTCTGTACGTCCAGGACCGTAGCGGAGGTGCGCTGGTACAGCTGGACCGCCCGACGATTCTGCGCCTGGGCGACGAAGTGGAAGTAGAGGGCGAAGCTCACCCGCAAGGGCTTATAGTGCTGATCACCCGGGCTATGGCAAGCCGCATCGGAGGCACGTCTCCGCTGCCACCCTCCTCTGTCACTGCGGATCAGGCGGCAACCGGCATGTATTCCGACATGTACCTTGAGGTGCAGGGACAGTTCGACAGTATCGAGCCTTATGGGACGCAGGGCAGCCTGATCAGCATGCATGATGGGATGCAGACCTTTCGCGCCATCGCCGATACACCCGAGGCCACAGCGCGCTTCCGCAGCCTGGACAGGCACAGCACGATCCGCATTCGAGGCATCTGCGTCCTTGGCTCGGAATACACGAATGATATGGTGCCGTTCGCACTCCTTGTAAGCTCGCCCGAGGATGTAAAGATCATCGACGGTCCCCCCTGGTGGAGTCCGGAACACCTGATCCTGATGGCCATCGTCATGCTGGCCCTGGGATTCGTCGTGCAGATGCTGCTCAGCCGTGCCGAGAAATGGCGCCTGCATGCGGTGATCCGCGAGCGCGAGCGGCTGGCAAACGAGCTGCACGATACCCTGGCCCAGAGTTTCGCCGGAATCGGCTTCCAGTTGCGCGCGATCCGCAACAGGCTGGCAAAAAAGGATGTGGAAATCGATGTACCGTATCTGCTCGAAGACCTGAAGATCGCCACCGATCTCGTTCGTCACAGCCATGACGAGGCCCGGCGCAGCATCACTACGCTGCGGCCCGAAGCCATCGAGTCCAGAGGGCTGGTCGCAGCGCTTGAAATGACAGCCCGGCGCATCGTAGCCCGCGGCCAGATCGCGATCGATATCCGCGTGCGCGGCGAAGCACGCCCACTTCCCCTCCACATGCTCGATTCCCTCTTCCGTATCGGGCAGGAGGCCATCTCGAATGCCATCCAGCATGGACATCCCACGCGGATTCATATTGAGGTGGAATATGGAGAGCGCTCCATTATTCTGGTAGTGGAAGACAATGGCATCGGGTTTGTGCCGCGAGCAGACTCCGGCGGCTTTGGGCTCTCCGGAATGCGGCGCCGGGCAGAATTGATCCGCGGCACCCTCGAAGTCCGAAGCGACCCTGGCGGCGGCAGCCAAATTCGGGTAGAAGTACCAAATCCAGAACGCCAGCCATGGTTTCTACGTCTGACATATAGAAAACGCAAAAGTCAGGAGAACATCACAGATGTCTAG
- a CDS encoding response regulator, producing the protein MSSTSETLTASRIRILIADDHPVVRAGLASMLATYPDMEVVGSAADGEQAVAVLTGGNPAVDVVMLDLRMPKKNGIETLKALRQTGSQARVVVITSYESDEDIYQAVKAGAQGYVLKASSDEEIIDAIRQVHAGERYLPQHITTRLAERMPRANLDLRQMEILDLIAQGMTGPEISERMTIDDREIWHQLNTIIEALEKSEDSNEDYTPGSARQRITIADVARKAGVSMSTVSRVLHNKGKHTDETRRAVMKVVKEYDFQLNGTAASLAMMRGGSQHA; encoded by the coding sequence ATGTCTAGCACCTCGGAAACGCTTACTGCATCCCGGATCCGGATTTTAATTGCAGACGATCACCCTGTTGTCCGCGCCGGTCTGGCCAGCATGCTGGCAACCTATCCCGATATGGAAGTCGTGGGCAGCGCGGCAGACGGAGAACAGGCCGTGGCTGTACTGACTGGTGGCAATCCCGCCGTCGATGTCGTCATGCTGGACCTCCGCATGCCGAAGAAAAACGGTATCGAGACACTCAAGGCACTTCGGCAGACAGGCAGTCAGGCGCGGGTGGTGGTCATCACCAGCTATGAGAGCGATGAGGACATCTACCAGGCAGTAAAGGCCGGCGCCCAGGGATACGTTCTGAAGGCCTCGTCTGATGAGGAGATCATCGACGCTATCCGCCAGGTCCATGCCGGAGAACGTTATCTGCCACAGCACATTACGACGCGTCTGGCTGAGCGCATGCCCCGCGCCAACCTCGATCTGCGCCAGATGGAGATCCTCGACCTGATCGCGCAGGGCATGACCGGTCCGGAAATCTCCGAACGCATGACGATCGATGACCGCGAGATCTGGCATCAGCTCAACACCATCATCGAGGCGCTGGAAAAGTCGGAAGACAGCAACGAAGACTATACGCCGGGCAGCGCACGCCAGCGGATTACCATTGCCGACGTGGCGCGCAAGGCCGGAGTTTCGATGTCCACGGTTTCGCGTGTGCTCCATAACAAGGGCAAACACACGGACGAAACCCGCCGCGCCGTCATGAAGGTAGTCAAGGAATATGACTTCCAGCTCAATGGCACAGCTGCATCGCTGGCGATGATGCGCGGCGGCTCACAGCACGCATAA
- a CDS encoding protein kinase domain-containing protein, with translation MIGRIIAHYQIQELLAEGAMGIVYRARDLNLERSVAIKVLKPQRSSDEAAVERFMQEARAASSLDHPNVCTIYEIEKDEAGQLLIVMAYYDGETLRRKLFRGPLAPEDALHYTVDIAQGLAKAHRQGLVHRDIKPENIIITADGIAKILDFGLVKLPRATVSGDAVPETVVGTVGYMSPEQIEGHSDHRSDLWAIGVLFYEMLTGRRPFLGLPSQAVEGILHSGYTPASEVRPGIPDGLDHVIARALAKKPTDRYQRAEEMLAHLHALRHGLASSPAMPDKTGNEARSMTIAVLPFSNVGGGEEAEYFSDGLTDELIHLLSQLKGLRVVSHTSAFEFKGKAQDIRAIAERLNVNTILEGSVRQFGERLRVTVQLTDAIHGYHLWSQKYDHELKDIFAIQEDIARSVAAKFEMKPTREMALPRSRYSQNIDAHALYLKGRYYWGLRTPEAAQRGMQCFEQAIVVDPQCAPAHAGLADCFVSLGFLGVIPPGAAWARGRELAMKARELDPHLAEAEISLAKCALFSNWDWRLAEELAIRAIELDPGFSGSHFFYAILLLQSGRYESSLHELRTARELDPLSSPISSGIAWVHYYQGNHHLALEQCEKVFAVDPDYPEAHACRGLALLALRRHAEAMPCLEHSVTVSGHNPIVIGFHGAALATGGRTDEARAVLAQLQNMATKRFVSAVPPAMILIALGEYEAAMEHLETAYKTREAFLAYARVFPLFDPIREQPRFQALLGELDLASSAEMMTSELLASAQ, from the coding sequence ATGATCGGACGTATCATTGCGCACTATCAGATCCAGGAACTGCTGGCGGAAGGCGCCATGGGCATCGTGTATCGAGCCCGCGACCTGAATCTCGAGCGCTCTGTCGCTATCAAGGTGCTCAAGCCACAGCGCTCTTCCGATGAGGCCGCCGTAGAGCGCTTCATGCAGGAAGCCCGCGCCGCTTCCTCGCTCGATCATCCGAATGTCTGCACTATCTACGAAATCGAGAAGGACGAAGCCGGACAGCTGCTCATCGTTATGGCTTACTACGATGGCGAGACGCTGCGCCGCAAGCTCTTCCGCGGTCCGCTTGCTCCGGAGGATGCGCTGCACTATACCGTCGACATCGCCCAGGGGCTTGCCAAGGCTCATCGTCAGGGGCTGGTGCATCGCGATATCAAGCCGGAAAACATCATCATCACTGCCGATGGCATCGCCAAGATTCTCGATTTCGGCCTGGTGAAGCTGCCGCGTGCCACGGTTTCGGGAGATGCTGTTCCGGAAACCGTGGTCGGCACCGTCGGATACATGTCGCCTGAGCAGATCGAAGGGCACTCCGACCATCGCAGCGACCTGTGGGCCATCGGTGTTCTCTTTTATGAGATGCTGACCGGGCGCAGGCCTTTTCTCGGCCTGCCCTCCCAGGCCGTGGAAGGCATTCTGCACTCCGGCTATACGCCTGCTTCCGAAGTACGGCCGGGCATTCCCGATGGGCTCGATCATGTGATTGCGCGGGCACTGGCGAAGAAGCCCACGGACCGGTACCAGCGTGCGGAAGAGATGCTGGCACATCTTCATGCTCTGCGCCATGGCCTGGCGTCCAGTCCCGCGATGCCGGACAAGACTGGCAATGAAGCGCGGTCGATGACGATTGCCGTGCTGCCGTTCTCCAACGTAGGCGGCGGGGAAGAGGCAGAGTACTTCAGCGATGGCCTCACCGATGAGCTGATCCACCTGCTTTCGCAGCTCAAGGGACTGCGTGTCGTCTCGCATACCTCGGCATTTGAATTCAAGGGCAAGGCGCAGGATATCCGCGCCATCGCGGAACGGCTGAATGTGAATACGATCCTCGAGGGCTCCGTGCGCCAGTTCGGCGAGCGGTTGCGTGTGACGGTGCAGCTGACGGATGCGATCCACGGCTATCACCTTTGGTCGCAGAAGTACGATCACGAGCTCAAGGACATCTTCGCCATCCAGGAAGATATCGCGCGTTCGGTGGCCGCGAAGTTTGAGATGAAGCCGACACGGGAAATGGCGCTCCCGCGTTCGCGCTACTCACAGAACATCGATGCGCATGCTCTTTACCTGAAGGGCCGCTACTACTGGGGATTGCGTACGCCGGAGGCAGCGCAGCGCGGCATGCAGTGCTTTGAGCAGGCCATTGTTGTCGACCCGCAGTGCGCGCCCGCGCATGCCGGGCTGGCGGACTGCTTTGTCAGTCTGGGGTTTCTCGGTGTCATTCCGCCGGGCGCTGCCTGGGCTCGTGGCCGCGAGCTGGCGATGAAGGCGCGTGAGCTTGATCCCCATCTTGCCGAGGCGGAAATCTCGCTGGCCAAGTGCGCGCTTTTCAGCAACTGGGACTGGCGTCTCGCCGAAGAGCTGGCCATTCGTGCGATTGAGCTCGATCCGGGCTTCTCCGGCAGTCATTTCTTCTACGCGATTCTGCTGCTGCAGTCCGGGCGCTATGAATCTTCGCTGCACGAGCTCCGCACGGCGCGTGAGCTCGATCCGCTTTCTTCGCCTATCTCTTCAGGCATTGCCTGGGTTCACTACTACCAGGGCAATCACCACCTGGCGCTCGAGCAATGCGAAAAGGTTTTTGCCGTCGATCCGGATTATCCGGAAGCTCATGCCTGCCGGGGGCTGGCGCTACTGGCTCTACGCCGCCACGCCGAGGCCATGCCGTGCCTGGAGCACAGCGTGACTGTCTCAGGTCATAACCCTATTGTTATTGGCTTCCATGGCGCGGCGCTGGCTACCGGGGGAAGAACGGACGAGGCTCGTGCCGTGCTTGCCCAGTTGCAGAATATGGCGACAAAGCGCTTTGTTTCCGCAGTGCCGCCGGCCATGATCCTCATTGCGCTCGGCGAATATGAAGCGGCGATGGAGCATCTGGAGACGGCGTACAAGACGCGCGAGGCGTTTCTTGCCTATGCCCGGGTCTTTCCGCTCTTCGATCCGATTCGCGAGCAGCCACGCTTCCAGGCCCTGCTCGGAGAGCTTGACCTGGCCAGCAGCGCGGAGATGATGACGAGCGAGCTGCTGGCCTCGGCGCAATAG